A window from Nitrospinota bacterium encodes these proteins:
- a CDS encoding Hsp20/alpha crystallin family protein, with translation MAHKRLETLKEIVLLQDKMGQYFEDSAYSVPSIIRTWAPPVDLYETEESIHIIAELPGVDEKDLKIEVRDNVITIQGQRKFSTRSGESFIQVERNYGPFQRTFRLPASVQEEMVVAEFKLGLLRIKMQKVERQGQKFIRVNVTSKGL, from the coding sequence ATGGCCCACAAGAGGCTTGAAACGTTAAAGGAGATAGTGCTTCTCCAGGACAAGATGGGTCAGTATTTTGAGGACAGCGCCTACTCTGTTCCTTCCATCATCAGAACATGGGCGCCGCCCGTAGATCTGTATGAAACGGAGGAGAGTATTCACATCATCGCGGAGCTTCCCGGTGTTGATGAAAAGGATCTGAAGATCGAGGTTCGTGACAATGTCATAACCATCCAGGGACAGCGGAAGTTTTCAACCAGAAGCGGCGAGAGTTTTATTCAGGTTGAAAGGAATTACGGCCCGTTTCAGAGGACTTTCCGGCTACCCGCATCCGTGCAGGAAGAGATGGTTGTCGCTGAATTCAAATTGGGATTATTAAGAATTAAAATGCAGAAAGTGGAGCGGCAGGGCCAGAAATTTATCAGGGTCAACGTTACGTCAAAAGGTTTATGA